A portion of the uncultured Draconibacterium sp. genome contains these proteins:
- a CDS encoding glutamate synthase subunit beta — MGKPTGFLEYKRVSNPTRKIEERLKDWNEVYILRDKETCETQGARCMDCGVPFCHRGALLHNGASGCPVYNLIPEWNDLIYKGRWKDALERLHHTNNFPEFTGRVCPAPCEAGCVLGINEPAVTIHDNERTIIDNGFEQGWVVPEPPESRTGKTVAVVGSGPAGLACAAQLNRAGHTVTVFERDDRIGGLLMYGIPNMKLDKDVVQRRVDILEAEGIIFKTNTEVGKDIRSKKLLDDFDAVVLTTGATKPRDLNVEGRELDGVHFAMEFLKANTKSLLDSKLEDGNYISAKDKHVIVIGGGDTGTDCVATSLRHGCKSITQLEIMPQPPKERNGEVNPWPEWPGNEKTDYGQHEAIVAKGKDPRKYSVMTTKVEGENGKVKALHTVQVEWVKTDNGGRMPQAVPGTERYIKADLVLLAMGFLGPEDKIAEEMDMERDPRSNYKAEYGQFKTSIKKVFAAGDSRRGQSLVVWAINEGRAAAREVDLYLMGDTVLP, encoded by the coding sequence ATGGGAAAGCCAACAGGATTTTTAGAATATAAAAGAGTTTCCAATCCGACACGAAAAATTGAGGAACGCCTTAAAGATTGGAACGAGGTATACATATTACGCGACAAAGAAACCTGCGAAACGCAGGGTGCGCGCTGCATGGACTGCGGTGTGCCTTTCTGCCATCGCGGAGCATTATTGCACAACGGCGCTTCCGGATGTCCGGTTTACAACCTGATTCCGGAGTGGAACGACCTGATTTACAAAGGCCGCTGGAAAGACGCCTTAGAGCGACTTCACCACACCAATAACTTTCCTGAATTTACAGGAAGAGTGTGTCCGGCTCCGTGCGAAGCAGGATGTGTACTGGGAATTAACGAACCGGCTGTTACGATTCACGACAACGAGCGTACCATTATCGACAATGGTTTCGAGCAGGGCTGGGTAGTTCCTGAGCCACCCGAATCGCGTACCGGAAAAACAGTTGCTGTTGTAGGGTCGGGTCCGGCAGGACTGGCATGTGCAGCACAGCTGAACAGAGCCGGCCATACCGTTACTGTTTTCGAACGCGACGACCGTATTGGCGGATTGCTAATGTACGGTATTCCGAATATGAAACTGGATAAAGACGTAGTACAACGCCGTGTTGATATCCTGGAAGCAGAAGGTATTATTTTTAAAACCAATACTGAGGTTGGAAAAGATATTCGCAGCAAGAAGTTGCTCGACGACTTTGATGCGGTTGTTTTAACTACCGGAGCGACAAAACCACGCGACCTGAATGTTGAAGGCCGTGAGCTTGATGGTGTACATTTCGCTATGGAGTTTCTGAAAGCCAACACAAAAAGTTTGCTCGACAGTAAACTGGAAGATGGAAATTACATCTCGGCAAAAGATAAACACGTAATTGTAATTGGTGGTGGCGATACCGGTACCGACTGTGTAGCTACATCGCTGCGTCATGGTTGCAAAAGCATAACCCAGTTGGAGATTATGCCTCAGCCGCCAAAAGAACGTAACGGCGAAGTTAATCCGTGGCCCGAATGGCCGGGTAACGAAAAAACCGATTACGGCCAGCATGAAGCGATTGTTGCAAAAGGAAAAGATCCACGGAAATATTCGGTAATGACCACAAAAGTTGAAGGTGAAAACGGCAAAGTAAAAGCTTTGCACACCGTTCAGGTGGAATGGGTAAAAACCGATAATGGCGGACGCATGCCACAGGCTGTTCCGGGAACCGAACGTTACATTAAGGCAGACTTAGTGCTGTTGGCAATGGGCTTTTTAGGACCGGAAGATAAAATTGCCGAGGAGATGGATATGGAGCGTGACCCACGTTCGAACTACAAAGCTGAATACGGACAGTTTAAAACCAGCATTAAAAAGGTTTTTGCTGCCGGTGATTCACGCCGCGGACAATCGTTGGTGGTTTGGGCCATTAACGAAGGACGTGCCGCTGCCCGCGAAGTAGATCTCTACTTAATGGGCGACACTGTTTTGCCATAA
- the gltB gene encoding glutamate synthase large subunit: protein MMQTKKPVAKGLYRPEFEHGSCGIGFVANLKGRKKHSVISDALSMLARMEHRGGTGFDIKSGDGAGILLQIPHELFMEECPKQDIKLPQFGEYGVAMIFFPKEDRKRSECKDIIGRNLKKFGLPYLGYRKVPVDNSDLGRDSLASEPYVQQLFIGKPDGMSVEEFDRKLFVFRKYTEKLARESVAGLGYNGMNIISCSYKTIIYKGQLTTDQVSLYFKDLTNPLAVSALSLVHSRFSTNTFPSWKLSQPFRYIAHNGEINTNKGNINWMRAREVLLECSKFTKEELEMIFPICDIRDSDSANLDMAIEMLVLSGRSLPHVMMMLIPEAWQNNPDMDSKKKEFYEFYSAMMEPWDGPASVCFTDGVLVGATLDRNGLRPSRYCLTDDDTLIMSSETGAIDVPHDQVKIRGRLQPGKMFVADLEQGRIISDEEVKSEICSSQPYGEWVKENMTYLDELPFIPDLELKEPDKKTVFKRQKAFGFTHEDIEVILKPMATNGGEALGSMGADNPLAVLSDRPVHLSHYFKQLFAQVTNPPIDPIRERIVMDLRTYVGGFKNILTESPEHCRRIAIHQPVLTNEQLIKLAYVDHTHFQTKKISIVFHADGKEGTLETKLERLCQYVEDAIDEAYSIILLSDFAVSTDHAPIPSLLAASAVHHHLIRVGKRGKADIIMEAGDVREVHHFATLLGYGVSAVNPYMAIDTIKNLVDEGSLGDITKEQAIQNYVKAIGGGLLKVFSKMGISTLASYQGAQIFEAVGLKQEVIDKYFTGTVSRVEGLSLDDIAKEAMMRHRKGFPTRQGGANVLEPGGEYHWRKDGERHLLSPEAIQLIQEATRKNDYEKYKKYCSVVDDQASAAFTLRGLMDFTSDRKSIPLDEVEPAESILTRFATGAMSFGSISWEAHTTLAIAMNRIGSKSNSGEGGEDPIRYTKLPNGDDMCSATKQIASGRFGVNSYYLSQAKELQIKMAQGAKPGEGGHLPGHKVNGWIGRTRNSTPGVGLISPPPHHDIYSIEDLAQLIFDLKNSNRDARINVKLVSESGVGTVAAGVCKAKADAVLISGYDGGTGASPLSSIKHAGLPWELGLSETHQTLVRNRLRNRIVVQSDGQMKTSRDLAIATLLGAEEWGVATMALVVEGCIMMRKCHSNTCPVGVATQNERLRGKFKGNPDHVVNYFEFLVEGLREIMAELGFRTINEMVGQSQCLKFKDDIDHWKYKGLDLSPILYKEEMGQEEGLYCSKKQDHQMEEILDWKFVEAAQKAIKDGEKVSAEFEIKNINRTAGTVLSHEITKVYKGEGLPDGTIHFKMKGSAGQSFGAFVCKGVELEVEGDANDYFGKGLSGGHLSIYPAKNVQFIPEQNIIVGNVCFYGATGGEAYIRGVAGERFCVRNSGAQVVVEGIGDHGCEYMTGGKAVILGKTGRNFGAGMSGGVAYVLDIDGTFPSLCNKGMIQLERVESKEEQEELKAMIRKHMDKTESTVAEYVLSDWEETVGKFVKVIPTDYKRMLTYIEEARKTGKYEKESDVIDAAFDMHLANL, encoded by the coding sequence ATGATGCAGACAAAAAAACCTGTAGCTAAGGGATTGTACCGCCCTGAATTTGAACATGGGAGTTGTGGTATCGGGTTTGTAGCAAACCTAAAGGGCAGAAAAAAACACAGTGTGATTTCTGATGCCTTGTCGATGCTGGCTCGTATGGAACATCGCGGGGGTACCGGGTTTGATATTAAAAGCGGTGACGGTGCAGGGATATTACTACAAATTCCACATGAACTTTTTATGGAAGAGTGTCCGAAACAGGACATTAAATTACCTCAGTTTGGAGAGTATGGCGTGGCCATGATTTTCTTTCCAAAAGAAGACAGAAAACGTTCGGAATGTAAAGATATTATAGGAAGAAACTTAAAGAAGTTTGGACTTCCATATTTGGGTTACCGTAAAGTACCGGTTGACAACTCTGATTTAGGCCGCGATTCGTTGGCTTCAGAACCATATGTACAACAGTTGTTCATTGGTAAACCCGATGGCATGTCGGTTGAAGAATTCGATCGCAAACTGTTTGTTTTCAGAAAATATACTGAAAAACTGGCACGCGAATCGGTTGCCGGCTTAGGATATAATGGCATGAACATTATTTCATGTTCATATAAAACCATAATATATAAAGGCCAGCTTACTACCGACCAGGTTTCGTTATATTTCAAAGACCTTACAAATCCGTTGGCGGTAAGTGCATTGTCATTGGTACACTCGCGCTTTTCAACCAACACTTTCCCATCGTGGAAATTATCGCAGCCATTCCGTTATATTGCGCACAATGGCGAGATCAATACCAACAAAGGGAACATCAACTGGATGCGTGCCCGCGAAGTACTTTTGGAGTGCTCGAAATTTACAAAAGAAGAGTTGGAGATGATCTTCCCGATTTGCGACATCCGCGATTCGGACAGCGCCAACCTCGATATGGCCATTGAAATGCTTGTGTTAAGCGGACGATCGTTACCACATGTAATGATGATGCTTATTCCTGAAGCATGGCAAAATAACCCGGATATGGATTCGAAGAAGAAAGAGTTCTACGAATTCTATTCTGCAATGATGGAACCATGGGACGGACCGGCATCGGTATGTTTTACTGATGGTGTGCTTGTTGGAGCAACACTCGACCGTAACGGTTTACGTCCGTCGCGTTACTGTTTAACCGACGACGACACATTAATAATGTCATCGGAAACCGGAGCAATTGACGTACCTCACGATCAGGTAAAAATTCGTGGCCGTTTGCAACCGGGAAAAATGTTTGTTGCCGATTTGGAACAAGGCCGCATTATTTCTGACGAAGAAGTTAAATCAGAAATTTGCTCAAGCCAACCTTATGGCGAATGGGTAAAAGAAAATATGACTTATCTGGATGAGCTTCCTTTTATTCCTGACCTGGAATTAAAAGAGCCGGATAAGAAAACAGTGTTTAAACGACAAAAAGCTTTTGGTTTCACCCACGAAGATATTGAGGTGATCCTGAAACCGATGGCGACCAATGGTGGCGAAGCGCTTGGCTCGATGGGAGCTGACAACCCGCTGGCCGTTCTTTCCGATCGTCCGGTGCATTTGTCGCATTACTTTAAACAATTATTCGCCCAGGTTACCAATCCGCCGATCGACCCGATCAGGGAGCGTATCGTGATGGACCTGAGAACTTACGTGGGTGGTTTTAAAAATATTCTAACAGAATCGCCGGAACATTGCCGACGTATTGCTATCCATCAGCCTGTTTTAACCAACGAACAGTTGATTAAACTGGCATATGTGGATCACACGCATTTCCAAACGAAAAAGATCAGTATTGTTTTCCATGCCGATGGCAAAGAAGGAACGCTGGAAACCAAATTGGAACGCCTGTGTCAGTACGTTGAAGATGCAATTGATGAAGCTTATTCAATCATCTTACTTTCTGACTTTGCAGTTAGCACCGACCACGCACCGATTCCATCGCTACTGGCTGCTTCTGCTGTTCACCATCACCTCATCCGTGTTGGAAAGCGTGGAAAAGCCGATATTATTATGGAAGCCGGAGATGTGCGCGAAGTACACCATTTTGCAACCTTGTTGGGCTACGGAGTTTCTGCGGTAAATCCATACATGGCCATCGACACCATTAAGAATTTGGTTGATGAAGGTTCGCTTGGAGACATTACCAAAGAGCAAGCTATCCAAAACTATGTAAAAGCGATTGGCGGCGGACTGTTGAAAGTATTCTCTAAAATGGGTATTTCAACGCTGGCATCCTATCAGGGAGCGCAGATATTTGAAGCCGTTGGATTGAAACAGGAAGTAATTGACAAGTACTTTACCGGAACAGTTAGCCGTGTTGAAGGACTAAGTCTGGACGACATTGCCAAAGAAGCGATGATGCGCCACCGTAAAGGATTCCCTACCCGCCAGGGTGGAGCGAATGTACTGGAGCCGGGTGGCGAATACCACTGGCGTAAAGATGGCGAACGTCACTTGCTGAGTCCTGAAGCTATTCAACTGATTCAGGAAGCAACCAGAAAGAATGATTACGAGAAATACAAAAAATATTGTAGTGTAGTTGACGATCAGGCAAGTGCCGCATTCACATTGCGTGGATTGATGGACTTTACTTCTGACCGCAAGTCAATTCCGCTAGACGAAGTTGAACCAGCAGAAAGCATTCTAACCCGTTTTGCTACGGGAGCAATGTCGTTTGGTTCTATTTCGTGGGAAGCACACACTACGCTGGCCATTGCCATGAACCGAATTGGCTCTAAGTCAAACTCGGGAGAAGGTGGTGAAGACCCAATTCGTTACACCAAGTTGCCAAACGGCGACGATATGTGTTCGGCTACCAAGCAGATCGCATCTGGTCGTTTTGGAGTAAACAGCTACTACCTGAGTCAAGCCAAAGAGCTGCAGATTAAAATGGCGCAGGGAGCAAAACCGGGTGAAGGTGGTCACCTTCCGGGCCATAAAGTAAATGGCTGGATCGGACGTACCCGTAACTCAACTCCGGGTGTAGGATTGATTTCTCCTCCACCGCACCACGATATTTATTCTATCGAGGATTTGGCACAGTTGATCTTCGACCTGAAAAACAGTAACCGCGATGCACGTATCAACGTGAAACTGGTTTCTGAATCGGGTGTAGGAACTGTAGCTGCCGGTGTTTGTAAAGCAAAAGCTGATGCTGTACTTATCTCGGGATACGACGGCGGAACAGGTGCATCGCCACTTAGCTCGATCAAACATGCAGGTTTGCCTTGGGAGCTTGGATTGTCGGAAACACACCAAACGCTGGTTCGCAACCGCTTGCGTAACCGTATTGTGGTTCAGTCTGACGGTCAAATGAAAACATCGCGCGACCTGGCTATTGCAACACTACTCGGTGCTGAAGAGTGGGGAGTTGCAACAATGGCACTCGTTGTTGAAGGCTGCATCATGATGCGTAAATGCCACAGCAACACTTGCCCTGTTGGTGTAGCCACACAAAACGAACGTTTACGTGGTAAATTCAAAGGTAATCCTGATCACGTTGTAAATTACTTCGAATTCCTTGTTGAAGGACTTCGTGAGATTATGGCAGAATTAGGCTTCCGTACCATTAACGAAATGGTGGGTCAGTCGCAGTGCCTGAAATTTAAAGACGACATCGATCACTGGAAATACAAAGGTCTTGATTTGAGCCCAATTCTCTACAAAGAAGAAATGGGTCAGGAAGAAGGACTTTACTGCAGCAAAAAACAAGATCACCAGATGGAAGAAATTCTCGACTGGAAATTTGTTGAAGCTGCACAAAAAGCAATTAAAGACGGCGAAAAAGTGTCGGCAGAATTCGAGATTAAAAACATTAACCGAACTGCCGGAACCGTTCTTTCGCACGAAATAACCAAAGTATACAAAGGCGAAGGACTGCCTGACGGAACGATCCATTTTAAAATGAAAGGATCAGCAGGACAATCATTTGGTGCATTTGTATGTAAAGGTGTTGAGCTTGAAGTTGAAGGAGATGCGAACGACTATTTCGGAAAAGGATTATCCGGCGGTCATTTGTCGATCTACCCGGCTAAAAATGTACAGTTCATTCCGGAACAGAACATTATTGTAGGTAACGTTTGTTTCTACGGAGCAACCGGCGGCGAGGCTTATATCCGCGGTGTTGCCGGCGAGCGTTTCTGTGTTCGTAACTCGGGTGCACAAGTTGTTGTTGAAGGTATTGGCGACCACGGTTGCGAGTACATGACGGGAGGAAAAGCTGTTATTCTTGGAAAAACAGGACGAAACTTTGGTGCAGGTATGTCGGGCGGAGTTGCTTATGTGCTCGATATCGACGGAACGTTCCCAAGTCTTTGCAACAAGGGAATGATTCAACTGGAAAGAGTGGAGAGCAAAGAAGAGCAGGAAGAACTGAAAGCAATGATCCGGAAACACATGGACAAAACCGAATCAACGGTTGCTGAGTATGTTCTTTCGGACTGGGAAGAGACAGTTGGCAAGTTTGTAAAGGTAATTCCTACCGATTACAAACGAATGCTGACCTACATTGAAGAGGCCCGCAAAACGGGTAAATACGAAAAAGAGTCGGATGTAATTGATGCTGCATTTGATATGCATTTGGCCAATTTGTAA
- the argH gene encoding argininosuccinate lyase yields MKLWDKGTPVNKAIEEFTVGKDRELDLFLATHDILGSMAHVTMLQSVGLLEESELPTLLAELKNLYTKAENGEFTIDEGVEDVHSQVEFLLTEKLGDLGKKIHSGRSRNDQVLLDLKLFTRDAIKEIAETTSGLIDILLKRAEETKDSLMPGYTHLQVAMPSSFGLWFSAYAESLSDDLELLLSAFNITNQNPLGSAAGYGSSFPLNRQMTTDLLGFNNMNYNVVYAQMGRGKVEKIVSFAIANIAATLSKLAYDVCLFMSQNFNFVSLPTEFTTGSSIMPHKKNPDVFELTRARCNKLQGVPAQIGLIINNLPSGYFRDLQMVKEVFLPSFKEMNDCLNIVSLAIAKMSVNTDILNDSKYDYLFSVEEVNKLVLQGVPFREAYKQVGAEIESGNFTPDKSVNHSHEGSIGNLCLDSVASKKADVMQRFLFNKIEEAKKNLLK; encoded by the coding sequence ATGAAACTCTGGGATAAAGGTACACCTGTAAACAAAGCAATTGAAGAATTTACCGTGGGCAAAGACCGCGAACTTGACCTGTTTTTGGCAACACACGATATTTTGGGTTCGATGGCGCACGTAACCATGTTGCAGTCGGTTGGCTTACTTGAAGAGAGCGAATTACCGACACTACTGGCAGAATTGAAAAACCTTTATACCAAAGCAGAAAATGGAGAATTCACCATTGACGAAGGTGTTGAAGATGTGCACTCTCAGGTTGAATTTTTGTTGACAGAAAAATTGGGCGACCTCGGGAAGAAAATCCACAGCGGACGTTCGCGCAACGACCAGGTTTTACTCGACCTGAAATTATTTACCCGCGACGCCATTAAAGAAATTGCAGAAACAACTTCCGGCCTCATCGATATTTTGCTGAAACGGGCCGAAGAAACAAAAGACAGTTTAATGCCGGGCTACACCCACTTGCAGGTTGCTATGCCTTCGTCGTTTGGTTTGTGGTTTAGTGCCTATGCCGAAAGTTTGTCTGACGATTTGGAATTGCTTTTGTCGGCATTCAACATTACCAATCAAAATCCATTGGGTTCGGCAGCCGGTTATGGTTCTTCGTTTCCGTTAAACCGGCAAATGACAACCGACTTACTGGGATTTAATAACATGAACTACAATGTTGTTTATGCCCAAATGGGACGCGGAAAAGTTGAAAAAATTGTTTCGTTTGCCATAGCAAATATCGCAGCAACACTTTCGAAACTAGCTTACGATGTTTGTTTGTTTATGAGCCAGAATTTCAATTTTGTAAGCCTGCCCACCGAATTCACAACAGGCTCGAGCATTATGCCGCACAAAAAGAATCCCGATGTTTTTGAGCTTACCCGCGCACGCTGTAATAAATTACAAGGCGTTCCGGCACAAATCGGGTTAATTATTAATAACCTGCCAAGCGGCTACTTCCGCGATTTACAAATGGTGAAAGAAGTATTTCTGCCATCGTTTAAAGAAATGAACGACTGTCTGAACATTGTAAGTTTGGCTATCGCCAAAATGTCGGTAAATACTGATATACTGAACGATAGCAAATATGATTATCTTTTCAGCGTTGAAGAAGTAAACAAACTTGTACTTCAGGGTGTTCCTTTTCGCGAGGCCTACAAGCAAGTTGGGGCCGAAATAGAAAGTGGAAACTTTACGCCCGATAAATCCGTAAACCATAGCCACGAAGGGAGCATCGGAAATTTATGCCTGGATAGTGTTGCAAGCAAAAAGGCAGATGTTATGCAAAGATTTCTATTTAACAAAATAGAAGAAGCTAAAAAAAATCTGCTCAAATAA
- a CDS encoding glycosyltransferase family 39 protein, giving the protein MNDRRLYFAVVIPILIVIISALPIPLVVNAAKYAEVGREMLMNHDWINLTIGGDAYDQKPPLLFWIAAVTFKLFGLSVPAYKLSVLLFSSIGVYSTYRLGKLFYGKETGLLAAFFWASSLGFQHFNNDIHTDTILADFVVFSVWQFSAYLKTHKWKNFLLGAVGVGLSMLAKGPVGVVIPGAAIGGSLLIKRQWKEIFNYRWLIALVIVLIMILPAMAGLLNQFGLEGIKFYFWTNNVGRVTGSYHGSSTDYSFYLHTSLYVLLPWTIFMVYGFAQEIRSLIRMRKNIPDYFEVVNILAVVVYVGILSVAKQQNPHYLLSAVPFLFIITAKWTVRLFETDQKPKTRNTLSVINKVVVMVGPLALLVLPIVVFPEKRFWFWGVYILLYAGIVLLVVKKNSLPRQVVMLTFTITIMLFTVNVNMLPNMMKFHTSIEAAQIFNEKAPEAATLNIYNKKARLWNLLLYSKSPGTYIIEKEDLEEFLPKPGAWIYTNDTGYAEMQELGLDMVVVKKFTEHKQLTSQSSRFLNPKTRNSRFLTMYLVELK; this is encoded by the coding sequence ATGAATGATCGACGTTTATATTTTGCAGTTGTTATTCCAATCCTTATAGTTATAATTTCAGCTCTACCGATACCATTGGTAGTAAATGCTGCAAAATATGCCGAAGTGGGGCGCGAAATGTTGATGAATCATGATTGGATTAATCTAACTATTGGCGGAGATGCCTACGATCAGAAACCACCATTATTATTTTGGATTGCAGCCGTTACTTTTAAGTTGTTTGGTTTGTCGGTTCCGGCATACAAATTGTCGGTTCTTTTATTTTCTTCCATCGGAGTTTATTCAACTTACCGCCTTGGGAAACTTTTTTATGGAAAAGAGACCGGACTGCTTGCAGCTTTCTTTTGGGCATCATCTTTAGGATTTCAGCACTTTAACAACGATATACATACCGATACCATTCTTGCCGATTTTGTTGTATTCTCGGTGTGGCAGTTTTCTGCCTATTTAAAAACGCACAAATGGAAAAACTTTTTGCTTGGTGCTGTTGGTGTTGGTTTATCGATGCTGGCAAAAGGACCAGTTGGAGTGGTAATTCCGGGAGCTGCCATTGGTGGAAGTTTGCTCATTAAACGGCAATGGAAAGAAATATTTAACTACCGTTGGCTGATTGCCCTTGTTATTGTATTGATAATGATTTTGCCGGCAATGGCCGGATTGCTTAACCAGTTTGGACTGGAAGGAATTAAATTCTATTTCTGGACCAATAATGTTGGGCGTGTTACCGGTTCGTATCATGGAAGCAGCACCGACTATTCATTTTACCTGCATACCTCTTTATACGTGTTATTGCCCTGGACAATTTTTATGGTTTATGGTTTTGCTCAGGAAATTAGAAGCCTGATTCGTATGCGAAAAAACATACCAGATTATTTCGAGGTAGTAAACATACTGGCAGTAGTGGTGTATGTTGGTATACTTTCGGTTGCCAAGCAACAAAATCCACATTACCTGCTTTCGGCGGTTCCATTCCTATTTATAATTACTGCAAAATGGACCGTGCGTTTGTTTGAAACCGATCAAAAACCAAAAACCCGAAATACGCTCTCTGTTATTAATAAAGTAGTAGTTATGGTTGGGCCATTGGCACTTTTGGTTTTGCCAATTGTGGTATTTCCTGAAAAGCGTTTCTGGTTTTGGGGAGTATACATATTGCTTTACGCTGGTATTGTATTATTGGTAGTGAAGAAAAACAGTTTGCCAAGGCAGGTAGTTATGCTAACATTTACCATTACAATAATGCTGTTTACAGTAAATGTAAATATGTTGCCGAATATGATGAAATTTCATACTTCGATTGAAGCTGCACAGATTTTTAACGAAAAGGCCCCGGAAGCAGCCACTCTTAATATATATAATAAAAAGGCTCGTCTCTGGAATCTTTTACTTTATTCAAAATCGCCGGGTACCTATATTATTGAAAAGGAAGATCTGGAGGAATTTCTTCCGAAGCCGGGTGCATGGATTTATACCAACGATACTGGTTATGCCGAAATGCAGGAATTAGGACTGGATATGGTAGTGGTTAAGAAATTTACAGAACACAAGCAGTTAACCAGTCAATCTTCGCGCTTTTTGAATCCAAAAACCAGAAACAGCCGCTTTTTAACCATGTATCTTGTTGAGCTGAAATAG
- a CDS encoding P-II family nitrogen regulator has protein sequence MKKIEAIIRKSKFDEVKDALYEAGIEFFSFWDVRGVGQAREGRSYRGVVYDTSTIERIKLSIIVRDKNIDKTVQAILGSARTGEIGDGKVFILPIEDSYRIRTGEHGDESLFIKGKEE, from the coding sequence ATGAAAAAAATTGAAGCAATAATTCGCAAATCAAAGTTTGATGAGGTAAAAGATGCACTGTATGAAGCAGGTATCGAATTCTTCTCTTTCTGGGATGTTAGAGGAGTTGGACAGGCTCGCGAAGGCCGCTCGTACCGTGGTGTAGTGTACGATACAAGTACCATCGAAAGAATAAAATTATCCATTATCGTTCGCGATAAGAATATTGATAAAACAGTTCAAGCCATTTTAGGATCAGCCAGAACAGGCGAAATCGGTGACGGAAAAGTATTCATACTTCCTATCGAAGACTCGTACCGAATCAGAACCGGAGAGCATGGCGATGAATCACTTTTTATTAAAGGTAAAGAAGAGTAG
- a CDS encoding ammonium transporter, translating into MEETLQGLQIGIDNMWLLVAAFLVMFMQPGFALVEAGFTRSKNTANILMKNLMDFSIGSILYWVIGFTIMYGDSIGGFIGTPDLFFMSDGFGSNYSDYADLFFQTVFAATAATIVSGAMAERTEFKAYLIFSIVITVFIYPISGHWTWGGGWLSQLGFHDFAGSSIVHSVGAWVGLAGASIIGPRIGKYGKDGEVKAIPGHNLAMGALGVFILWFGWFGFNPGSQLAAAGTENAVAIGHIAVTTNLAAAAGAVTAMLVAWFRYKRPSLSISLNGALAGLVAITAGCDAVDPMGALFIGIIAGFILPFAVEFFDKVVKVDDPVGAISVHGVGGAFGTLAVGLFSTSEGLLYGHGAKLLGIQAVGVLAFFAWAFGLGLILFFILKKTNILRVSKRIEEEGLDVYEHGESAYN; encoded by the coding sequence ATGGAAGAAACTTTGCAAGGCCTACAAATAGGTATAGATAATATGTGGTTATTGGTTGCTGCATTTCTAGTAATGTTCATGCAACCTGGATTTGCCTTGGTGGAGGCAGGTTTTACACGATCGAAAAACACCGCCAACATTTTAATGAAAAACCTGATGGACTTCTCAATTGGTTCAATTTTATATTGGGTAATTGGTTTTACTATCATGTATGGAGACTCAATCGGAGGATTTATCGGAACACCTGACTTGTTTTTTATGAGCGATGGTTTTGGTAGCAATTACTCTGATTATGCCGACCTGTTTTTCCAAACTGTTTTTGCTGCTACTGCTGCAACAATTGTTTCGGGAGCTATGGCTGAAAGAACTGAATTCAAAGCATACTTAATTTTCAGTATTGTAATTACTGTATTTATTTACCCAATTTCTGGTCACTGGACATGGGGTGGTGGTTGGTTGAGCCAACTAGGATTCCACGATTTCGCCGGATCATCTATTGTACACTCTGTTGGTGCATGGGTTGGTTTAGCTGGTGCATCTATTATTGGACCTCGTATTGGAAAATATGGAAAAGACGGAGAAGTAAAAGCGATTCCTGGACACAACCTGGCAATGGGTGCACTTGGTGTATTTATCCTGTGGTTCGGTTGGTTCGGATTTAACCCTGGATCTCAGTTAGCTGCTGCCGGTACTGAAAACGCTGTTGCTATCGGTCATATCGCAGTTACTACTAACCTGGCTGCTGCAGCCGGTGCTGTTACTGCAATGCTTGTTGCATGGTTCCGTTACAAACGTCCATCGCTTTCAATCTCATTAAACGGTGCATTGGCGGGTTTGGTAGCTATTACTGCTGGTTGTGATGCTGTTGATCCAATGGGAGCCTTATTCATTGGTATAATTGCAGGTTTCATTCTGCCATTTGCTGTAGAGTTCTTCGATAAAGTTGTAAAAGTAGACGACCCTGTTGGTGCAATCTCTGTTCACGGTGTGGGCGGTGCATTCGGTACACTGGCTGTTGGTTTGTTCTCAACTTCTGAAGGTCTGTTATATGGCCACGGAGCAAAATTACTGGGTATTCAGGCTGTAGGTGTATTAGCATTCTTTGCCTGGGCATTCGGTTTAGGATTGATATTATTCTTCATCTTGAAGAAAACAAATATTCTGCGCGTTTCTAAGCGCATTGAAGAAGAGGGCCTCGATGTTTACGAACATGGTGAGAGTGCCTATAACTAA